A window of the Gossypium arboreum isolate Shixiya-1 chromosome 2, ASM2569848v2, whole genome shotgun sequence genome harbors these coding sequences:
- the LOC108466310 gene encoding uncharacterized protein LOC108466310 gives MSSICISNCLNDAEDPKKPMRATYMNLYKWPGSDAEFLRSRTSSAPSSMDYCRPSVRVVDSISCRQMYLRSYRFSKKETVPEKTMKCFGKVKEKMGHGGRKKKKSNQRRVRIVIKRKCLVWRKVKVVLFRVFNRLLSCYASIDVLDQRNV, from the coding sequence ATGAGTTCTATTTGCATTTCTAATTGTTTGAACGATGCTGAAGACCCCAAGAAACCTATGAGAGCAACCTATATGAATCTTTACAAGTGGCCAGGTTCAGATGCTGAGTTTTTAAGATCAAGGACCTCATCAGCTCCTTCTTCAATGGATTATTGTCGACCAAGTGTTCGAGTTGTTGACAGTATCTCTTGCAGGCAGATGTATCTGAGAAGCTATAGATTTTCCAAGAAAGAAACTGTGCCTGAAAAGACTATGAAATGCTTTGGGAAAGTTAAAGAGAAGATGGGTCATGGtgggaggaagaagaagaagagcaaCCAAAGAAGAGTACGTATTGTTATTAAAAGGAAGTGTTTGGTTTGGAGGAAAGTGAAGGTTGTTTTGTTTAGGGTTTTTAATAGGTTGCTTTCTTGCTATGCTAGTATTGATGTTTTAGATCAAAGGAATGTTTAG